The Cellulosimicrobium sp. ES-005 genome segment CCGTCGGGGTCCGGAGCCATGTCGTACGTGCGCCGGCCCATGAGGACGGCGCCGGTCCGCTCCTGGAGCGCCCGCAGGTACGCGCTGCGCCGCAGCTCCTCGAAGTCCGAGTAGAGCGCCTCGATGCTCCCGTCGGCGTCCTGGACGTACCCGTCGAGCGAGACCGCCGCTCCTGCGACCACCGTGGCCATGTCGTCTCCTTCGTGCTCCGTGCTCCGTGTTCCGTCGGTCGAGGGTGAGACCCGACCGGGACGCGCGACTCATCGACCGCGCGGCGGCCCGCCGCACGGACGCGGCGCGGCGACGTCGTCGACCACGGGACACTGGGTCCATGACCGCCGAGTACGACGCCTCGCCCGACCTGCCCTGCACCCCCGCCAGGCTCGCCGATCTGGCTGCGCTCGTCGCGCGGGTGCGCGCGCTGGCGGAACGGTCGGGGGACGGTCGGGTCGTCGTCGGGATCACCGGCAGCCCCGGTGCGGGCAAGACGACGCTCGCGCTCCGACTCGTCGAGGCGCTCGGTCCGGAGGCGGTGCACCTGCCGATGGACGGCTTCCACCTCGCGAACGCGACGCTCGACCGGCTCGGCCGTCACGACCGCAAGGGCGCGCTCGACACGTTCGACGGCGACGGCTTCGTCGCCCTGCTGCGCCGGGTGCGCGACGAGCGCGACCGCACCGTGTACGCGCCGTCGTTCCACCGCGAGGTCGACGAGCCCGTGGCCGGGGAGATCGCCGTCGACCCGGGGCACCGCGTCGTCGTGGTCGAGGGGAACTACCTCCTCGTGGGCGAGGAGCCCTGGGGGCGCGTGCGCGACCTGCTCGACGAGGCGTGGTTCTGCAGCACCGGCGACGCCGAGCGCGAGCGTCGTCTCGTCGACCGGCACACCCGCCACGGCCGCACGGTCGAGGCCGCGACCGCCTGGGCCACCGAGGTCGACGGGCGCAACGCGCTCCTCGTCGAGTCGACGCGGTCGCGCGCCGACCTCGTCGTGTCCGGGGCGATCGCCTTCGCCCCTCAGGCGAGGTCCACGTCCGCGTAGAGGGCGGCGTGGTCGGACGCCGCGTGCGTCGCCGACGTCATCGTGTCGTAGTGGGGGAACAGGGTCCCGTTCGCGCCGCCCCACACGCCCTTGCGGAACACGGACCCGCCGACGGTGCGCTCGAACAGCGCAGGGGACAGCAGCACGTAGTCGATCTTCTGGCTCGCGGTCCCGTTGCCGTACGTGCCCGGCCGGCCGTCGCCGCGGAACGCGGGGTGCTCGCTCACGTCGCGCAGGTCGGTCCGCTCCAGCAGGGGGCGCAGCGGGGTCGACGACGGCGTGTCGTTGAGGTCGCCCACGACCACGACGTTCTCCTCGCCGCGGGCGCGCAGGCCCGCGTAGATCGCGGCCGTGCGGGTCGCCTGGCGGCGGCGGGTCGCGTCGGACTCGGCCTGCGTGCCGTAGCCCTTGGACTTGAAGTGGTTGACCAGCACGGTGAGCGTGCCGCCGTCGGGCAGCTCGACGGCGTACTCCGGGCAGTCGCGGCCGAACACCAGGCGCCCGCGCGAGTCGCGGTCGTCGACGTGCGAGCGGACGGACCCGATCCGGTACGGCCGTGTGGTGAGCAGCCCGACGTCGATGCCGCGGTCGTCGTTGCCGTCGATGACCATGACGTGCGGGTAGACGGGACGCCCGGACGGCGTGACGACGCCCGCGTCCGTGAAGTGCTTGAGCGCGACCCGGCTCTCGGCCTCGACGACGGCCAGGACGTCGGCGTCGACGTCGGCGACGACCCGGGCGGTGTGCGTCATGGCGAGCTCGTCGACCCGGTCCTTGACGAGGTCGACCCAGCCGACCCAGTCGCCGCGCCCGGTCGCGACGACCTCGGTGCGCGCCGTGCCCGCCGCCTGAGAGCCGGTGCGGCGCACGAGCCGCCCCCGGACCTGGCGCAGCACCGCGAGCGCCGCGGAGTCGGAGCGCAGCAGGCCGAGGGTCTCCAGGTGCTCCAGGATCTCCGCCCGCACGCCCGGCCCGTACTGCTCCTCGGCGATCAGCGCGTTGACCCGGGCGTGGGCCGCGAGGACCGCGTTGCCGCCGGTGAGCGGGCCTGCCATCGCGCGCGGGCGCTCGAACAGGTTCTCGACGTTGAACGTCCCGACCCGGAACCTCGCCATCGTGGTCTCCCTCGCGCGGTCCGGGACCCGGGGTGGGTGCGAGACGCGGACCGGCTCTACGAGGAGGGAGGGAGACGACGCCCGGTCCGGGACCTCGGGACGCGGCGATCGTGAGGGGGAGGGGGAAGCCCGGCCGGTGTCACCGCCACCGGCCGGGCGGCCTGGGGAGCCGACCGGGGACCGGTCGGTGGACCCGTCAGCGTCTGCGCGGGGCGGGCGCCGACGGGTAGATGTCGCGGAACGCGGGCTCGAACGGGCGTCTGAGCATCCGCAGGCCCGCCTGCTCGGGCGTGCGTCCGCCCTTGGCGGCGTTGCACGGCTCGCACGCCGCGACGGCGTTGAGCCACGTCGTGGTCCCGCCCTGGCACCGCGGGACCACGTGGTCCATGGTCGTCGCGGTCCCGCCGCAGTACGCGCAGCGGTACCGGTCGCGGCGCAGCAGCGCCGCGCGCGAGTACGGCACGCGGCCCTGGCGCTCGTACACCCAGCGTGCGTGGACGTACCGCACCAGCGCGACCGACCGGGGCCGCTGGTAGGGGCCGAACGTCTCGCCCTCGACCGCCTCGAGGACCTCGGCGACCCGCCGGTGCAGCATGCGGATGGCGTGGCGCAACGACACGCGGCCGAGCTCCTGGCTGCCGCCGAGGTTGTAGATGACCACCTCGCTCATCGTCGCGCCTCCTGTCGTGTCGGTGGCCGTGGCGGCCGTGGCGGCCGTGACCTGGGGCGGTGACGACGAGAGCCGCCCCAGGACGGTGCCCCAGGACGGCTCTGCAGGTGGACGACGTGCGTCGTCTACCTGAGGAGCGCCCTTCGGGACGAGTCGGTGGACCACTGGTGCAGCACGCGGGTCCACCTCCCCTTCACCGGTCGTCATGATCGTGCGTCCGGGCGGGTTCGACCGGACGCCACGAGGCTATGCCCGCGACCGCCCGACGTCCACGGTTTTGACCCGGCAGGTCGTCGCCGGCGTCAGGCGTCGGCCCCGGCCGGGGCGCTCGCCGCGCGGGGCCGCCCGGCGAGGGCGAGCTGGACGAGCAGCGCGCCCGACAGCACCCAGACCAGCCCCGCGGCCGAGATCGTGCCGCCGGCGAGCCACGCGACCGCCCCGGCGACGACGACGGGCACGGCGAGCACGACGGCGGTGCGTACGTCGCGCAGCACGGCGTGCACCCCGGCGGACACGAGCCCGTGCACGGCGAACGCGCCGACGAGCAGCGCGAGCTCGCCCGGGTCGAGCGCCCGCGCGGGCTCGTCCAGGACGCCTCCGAGCGCGCCCGCGAGGGTGGCCAGGGCGCCGGTCGTCACGAGGTGCAGGAACCACGCCGACCGTGGCGGCACCCCCGCGGGGCGCAGCAGCGTGACGCCCGCGTAGCCCGACCGCACCGTGAGCGCCCACAGGGCGACGAGCAGCGTGAACGCCCCCGCGCCTGCCACGAGCAGCGTCCGGTCCCACTCGGCCCCGCTCGCGGCGTCGATCGCCTGGATGAGGCCCTCGCCGAGCACGATGATGACGAAGAGTCCCAGCCGCTCCCCGAGGTGCGGGACGTCGGTCACGGCCGCGTCGACCGTCGTCGGCACCTCGACGGCGTCCGCGCCCCGCCGTCCGCCCCGTCCGGTCCGCCCGGCCGTGCGCCGCGCGGAACTCTCCAGCGGGCGTTCCCGGTCGCCGCGCCCCGGACGGTCGCGCCGGGCACCCGGTCCGCGACCCCGGCGCTCGCGGACCTCGTCGAGGCGCTCCTGCGCGCGTCGCACGAGGCGCTCGCCCGAGAGGGTGAGGAGCAGGAGGAGGTCGATCGCGAGGCCGACCGCCCAGAGCGTGTACCGCGTCTGCCCGTCGAACCACCACGACACGATCCACGGCACGACCCCCGTCAGCGCCTGCACCACCGGCAGGTCGACGACGACGGTCGTGCGGCGCCACGGTCGCGCGGCGACGAGCCGGCCCACGACGTACGCGACCGCGAAGGGCTGTGCGTGCTCGTCGTGGATGCCGGGCACCGCCGCGATCATCACGGCGAGCGCCGCCATCCCGGCGAGGATCGGCAGCGCCCGGGCGCCCTCGCCCGCGACGTTGCCGTACGTGGTGAAGCACGCCCACACGAGCCAGAACGCGGTGTAGGCGATGACGTAGAGCGCGAGCCCGCCGCGGTCGTGGTCCTCCTGCAGCAGGTGGGCGAGCATCCCGATGCCCGCGACGACGACGAGGTCGAAGAAGAGCTCGAGCCACGACGCGTGGCGCTCCTCGCCGACGGGCGACGTCCCCGCGGGGGCGGGGGCGGTCACGGCTGCGGAGTCTGCGCGGGCTGCGCGGGCTCCAGCGGGAGGCGCACGACGAACCGCGTGTCGCCGGGCACGGACGTCACCGTGAGGTCCCCGTGGTGCTTGTTGACGACGATCCGCCACGAGATGTCGAGGCCGAGCCCCGTGCCCTGCCCGACCGGCTTGGTCGTGAAGAAGGGTTCGAAGATGCGGGGCCGCACGTCGTCGGG includes the following:
- a CDS encoding nucleoside/nucleotide kinase family protein, with amino-acid sequence MTAEYDASPDLPCTPARLADLAALVARVRALAERSGDGRVVVGITGSPGAGKTTLALRLVEALGPEAVHLPMDGFHLANATLDRLGRHDRKGALDTFDGDGFVALLRRVRDERDRTVYAPSFHREVDEPVAGEIAVDPGHRVVVVEGNYLLVGEEPWGRVRDLLDEAWFCSTGDAERERRLVDRHTRHGRTVEAATAWATEVDGRNALLVESTRSRADLVVSGAIAFAPQARSTSA
- a CDS encoding endonuclease/exonuclease/phosphatase family protein, yielding MARFRVGTFNVENLFERPRAMAGPLTGGNAVLAAHARVNALIAEEQYGPGVRAEILEHLETLGLLRSDSAALAVLRQVRGRLVRRTGSQAAGTARTEVVATGRGDWVGWVDLVKDRVDELAMTHTARVVADVDADVLAVVEAESRVALKHFTDAGVVTPSGRPVYPHVMVIDGNDDRGIDVGLLTTRPYRIGSVRSHVDDRDSRGRLVFGRDCPEYAVELPDGGTLTVLVNHFKSKGYGTQAESDATRRRQATRTAAIYAGLRARGEENVVVVGDLNDTPSSTPLRPLLERTDLRDVSEHPAFRGDGRPGTYGNGTASQKIDYVLLSPALFERTVGGSVFRKGVWGGANGTLFPHYDTMTSATHAASDHAALYADVDLA
- a CDS encoding HNH endonuclease, translating into MSEVVIYNLGGSQELGRVSLRHAIRMLHRRVAEVLEAVEGETFGPYQRPRSVALVRYVHARWVYERQGRVPYSRAALLRRDRYRCAYCGGTATTMDHVVPRCQGGTTTWLNAVAACEPCNAAKGGRTPEQAGLRMLRRPFEPAFRDIYPSAPAPRRR
- a CDS encoding low temperature requirement protein A: MTAPAPAGTSPVGEERHASWLELFFDLVVVAGIGMLAHLLQEDHDRGGLALYVIAYTAFWLVWACFTTYGNVAGEGARALPILAGMAALAVMIAAVPGIHDEHAQPFAVAYVVGRLVAARPWRRTTVVVDLPVVQALTGVVPWIVSWWFDGQTRYTLWAVGLAIDLLLLLTLSGERLVRRAQERLDEVRERRGRGPGARRDRPGRGDRERPLESSARRTAGRTGRGGRRGADAVEVPTTVDAAVTDVPHLGERLGLFVIIVLGEGLIQAIDAASGAEWDRTLLVAGAGAFTLLVALWALTVRSGYAGVTLLRPAGVPPRSAWFLHLVTTGALATLAGALGGVLDEPARALDPGELALLVGAFAVHGLVSAGVHAVLRDVRTAVVLAVPVVVAGAVAWLAGGTISAAGLVWVLSGALLVQLALAGRPRAASAPAGADA